Proteins encoded in a region of the Lycorma delicatula isolate Av1 chromosome 6, ASM4794821v1, whole genome shotgun sequence genome:
- the LOC142326379 gene encoding protein cueball-like, whose translation MGLSAVLGFKVLSLRKRPRIKKRIIVNKNVTPLTSLPQNTEQCEITIENCCNMNICETPCFEPDFRKPRSVEKYKKKKTEIFCQELIFLVMIYTDEN comes from the exons ATGGGATTGTCAGCTGTACTTGGATTTAAGGTTTTGTCATTAAGAAAACGTCCTCgtattaagaaaagaattattgtGAACAAGAATGTTACACCATTAACGTCACTACCACAAAATACTGAACAGTGTGAAATCACTATTGAGAATTGTTGTAATATGAACATTTGTGAAACG CCTTGTTTTGAGCCTGATTTTCGGAAACCTCGtagtgttgaaaaatataaaaaaaagaaaacagaaatctTTTGTCAGGAATTGATCTTCCTGGTGATGATTTATactgatgaaaattga